Genomic window (Litorilinea aerophila):
GCCCCCCTGGCGGGTGGGATCCCAGAACCAGGCTTCGTGGGGACCGCCGTGCTCTTCGGCCGAGCGGGCCAGGACCAGCGGTCCCATGGTGCGCTGCTGGGGCTCCAGCTGGGCCCGCTGGACGCGCATGGGCTTCATGAAGAGCTGATTTTCGAAATAGGCGGTGCGCAGGTTGGCCTCCTGGGCCAGTTCCACCAGACGGCGAGCCTCTCGCACGTTGCGGCCCAGGGGCTTCTCACAGATGACCCCCTTCAGGGCTGCCCCCTGCTTCACCGCCTCCACGATCTCTTCCATCAGTTCCACCCGCACAAAGTTGGGCGCGAAGATGGCGATGGCGTCCACGTGGGGGGCCATGGCGGCGATGCTGTCGTAGACCACCCCGTCCCCCACGCCGGCGGCGCGCACTGCCTGGCCCAGGGCCTCGGCATGGGCCCGGGTGCGGGAAGTCACGCCGGCGATCTCCACGTTGCGGACCTGTTTGATGGCTTCCACCTGAAAGCGGGCGATAAAACCGGCGCCCACGAAGCCAACCTTCAGCGTTTCCATGGTTGCCTCCCTGTTTCGTTCTCTTGACGGACTCCAGCCACGGATTTCACAGTACTATCTTTGGCGCTGCTGCAAAAAGGTCCAATGAGGACGCTGACCCACGCAGATGGACGCTGGTTCGGGGGATTCGCTCCTGTGTTTCTTTGCGCCTTTGTGCCCTTGCGTTCAAAAATGCCCTTTTTGCTGGGGAGTCAGCATCCTCAGATGCAGCTCCATCCCGTCTGGCCCGGCATCTGGGGATACCGGCTCCGCGTCCGAATGCAAAGGAACGGACCGGGAGCCCCCCTGGGCGCAGGGCAGGCTCAGAGCACGCAGAGCCTCTCTGAGCCTGCGACGGGTCGATTCCAGTGGGTCAGTCAACCTGGATGGCCCCGGAGAAGTTGTGGGCTCACCCGGGCTCACTCCTCCAGGCGGACTTCCCGGCCGGCGGCCTGGCTGCGGTAGATGCCGTCCAGGATGCTCATGACCTGGAGGGACTGTTCCGCGGGCACGGGCGAGGGCAGCCCCTCGGCCACGCAGCGGGCGAACTCCACGCATTCCAGCGCGTGGGGCTCCATGGTATCGTTGATGAGCTGCAGGGTGCGGTTGGAGAACTGCCGGGTCTGGTAGTGGGTCTCCATGAACTTGCACTGGGGCCAGTGGGCGCCGGCCTCGGTGCCGTAGAGCCACATCTGCATGTCCTCGCCGGGGGTGTCGTGGTGGAGCAGCCAGCTCACCTCCAGGATGAGGGTCGCGCCGTTCTCGAAGCGCACGAAGGCCGCGGCGAAATCCTCCACGTCCATGTCCTGGGGCACCGGCACGCCGCCCCACTGGCTGAAGGCGCCCTCGTGGTGGGCCAGGGGGGCCTTGGCCACGCCGCTCACGGCCACGGGCTTGGGGTTGCCCATGAACCAGAGGGTCAGGTCCAGAATGTGGACGCCGATGTCGATGCAGGGGCCGCCGCCACTATTTTTCTTGTAGATGAAGCCGGGCCGGGCCGGGATCCACCCCCGGCGCAGCATCCAGCTGCGGGCATGGTAGATGTCTCCCAGCACGCCGGTCTCCAGTTCTCGCTTCATGGCCTGGGAGCTGCCCTTGAAGCGGAAATGCTGGGCGGTCATCAACATTTTACCGGAGCGATCCCGGGCCTCGATCATGCGGCGGATGTCGGCCGGGGTGGGGGCCAGGGGCTTCTCGCAGATGACATGCTTGCCCGCGTCCAGCGCGGCCACCACCAGCTCGGTGTGGTACATGTTGGGGGTGCAGACGTCGATGATGTCGATGTCCGGGTCGTTGATGATGTCCGCCGGGTTGGTGGAGAGCCGGGTCACGCCGTGGAGCTGCCCCCACGCTTCCAGGACGGAGGGGACCACATCGCTGCCGGCGATAACCTCTGCATGCTCCGAGGCGGCCCAGCCTGGCATGTGGGTCTTGGCGATGCCGCCGACGCCGATGACACCCACTTTCAAAGTCTTAGACACAGGAAGATCCTTCCTAGGATGGATGAAACGGATATAAAACAGGCGGCCCCGGGGGCCAGGGGATGATCTGCACGGCCCCCGGGCCGCGGATCAGTGTACCGAAAGGGGGGGCAGGCCGGCAAAAGCCGCTGCCCCTGGGAGCGTCAATCCTCAGGCGTCGCTCACCACCCGCTCGCTGAACTCGCCGGTCTGCTTGTTCTTCAAGATCATCTTCAGGCGGCCGTCGGGCATGCGCTCCTGCTTGATGATCACGTGGCCGTCGTACTCCCGGCCGCTGGCCTGGATGCGCTCGGCAGTGCCACCCCGCCAGATCTCCAGCTCCACCGGCTCCCAGCGTTTGGACCGGGCGGAGCGGTAGCAGGCATCCATGATGGCGTTGACCACGTAGCCATCGTAGAAGGTCTCCCGGGGCTGGCGGCCTTCGTCCATGGCGTTGAACATGTCGGTGAACATGTCCACGTAGCCCAGCTCGCTCACCTCGTCGCCCACGGGGAAGAGCCAGCCGCTCTCGGTTTCGGCCTTCTCCGCCACATACGCGCCGCCCTGCCCCGAGGTGAAGACCTCGAAACCGGTGCGCAGGAAGTGGTTGAGCCAGATGGTGCCCTCGGTGCCGGCCACCTCGTCCCGCAGATCCATGCCGCCCCGGAAGGTCCAGCTCACCTCGAACTGGCCGATGGCGCCGCTCTCAAAGCGGATCAGGGCGATGCCGTTGTCCTCGGCTTCGATGGGGTGGACCAGGGTATCGGCCCAGCACATGACCTCCAGGGGCCGGTTGTCCTTGCCCACGAAGTTGCGGATGATCTCGATGCAGTGGCAGCCCAGGTCCACGATGG
Coding sequences:
- a CDS encoding Gfo/Idh/MocA family protein, which gives rise to MSKTLKVGVIGVGGIAKTHMPGWAASEHAEVIAGSDVVPSVLEAWGQLHGVTRLSTNPADIINDPDIDIIDVCTPNMYHTELVVAALDAGKHVICEKPLAPTPADIRRMIEARDRSGKMLMTAQHFRFKGSSQAMKRELETGVLGDIYHARSWMLRRGWIPARPGFIYKKNSGGGPCIDIGVHILDLTLWFMGNPKPVAVSGVAKAPLAHHEGAFSQWGGVPVPQDMDVEDFAAAFVRFENGATLILEVSWLLHHDTPGEDMQMWLYGTEAGAHWPQCKFMETHYQTRQFSNRTLQLINDTMEPHALECVEFARCVAEGLPSPVPAEQSLQVMSILDGIYRSQAAGREVRLEE
- a CDS encoding Gfo/Idh/MocA family protein — encoded protein: MTNGHQVTMLGTGLIGMFYTMTLHGQRSRDRVGVIYSRTPERAEAFAREWGIPHWTSDLAEAINHPETDTVVIGLPNHLHEELVQMAADAGKAVLCTKPLGRNAAEAKRMLETVEKAGVFAGYLEDLCYTPKTLKALQQVQSGALGKITWARSRETHPGPHSAWFWDARLAGGGAIVDLGCHCIEIIRNFVGKDNRPLEVMCWADTLVHPIEAEDNGIALIRFESGAIGQFEVSWTFRGGMDLRDEVAGTEGTIWLNHFLRTGFEVFTSGQGGAYVAEKAETESGWLFPVGDEVSELGYVDMFTDMFNAMDEGRQPRETFYDGYVVNAIMDACYRSARSKRWEPVELEIWRGGTAERIQASGREYDGHVIIKQERMPDGRLKMILKNKQTGEFSERVVSDA